gccgaccatcagcaatgtcctcgtcaccaagacactcatcgacggTGCCACGGGACTCAGTGTCCTCTCCGCTGAGACGTTCGAGAGGCTCCAGGTGCCTTACGACcagctcctccccaccaagcccttcttaggGGTGACTGATGGCTCCACCGTCCCCCTGGGGCAGATTTGCCTtcttgtcaccttcggcaagcgcgacaactaccataccgagctcatcaacttcgacgtcgcccacattcgccttccgaacaacgccatcctcgggtatccggcccttgccaagttcatggcagtgactcactacagctacaatgtcctcaagatgtcaggaagcagtggcatcatcacggtcgcctgcgatgagaaggatgcgatgtgctccctcgagcacgcctaccAGGCCGCAGTGGTCGAGAACTCAGACGACGAGGGTGCCATCCGTCTTCCTGaagctgtccccaagaagaagaagcaactcctCCTTAGGAGCCCTTAGGAGGCTGGGGCATCCGACGATCGTGCCTCAAGCCCCACGCCCACCGCTAGGGCGCCttcctctctcgcataggaaggcacaccCGGTGCCCCTCTCAGGTTGGGCTTGGGGGccctcctctggagggcctctgacctggccagCATCACCAAGGAGGtgttcgggcaccatgtggaggcgtgcttcaacgcgcgTTTCCGTGAGCAGGGCGTGAGGcgccaggcgctcaggagttcatcaccaaggcgatcggATAGCTTTAGAAGGCGCGAGCCATGCACGGTGAGCGCCGCCTCACATCGCTTAATGCAGTTGCTGCCCTAACATGGGtgacgagctgcgcgtctgcgtcaacatcccagggctcaaaaGGCCCGCTTCTCAGGAGCGCTTATGGCTGTCCCGCGTCGGTCGGAGTGGGGGCTGCCCCtgcagctatgtttgcatgccattTGGCCTGCTGAACATGGCTGCCACGCACCAATGCTACATGCAGCGCATCCTGGCGGCTCACGAGGCCAGGCGCCAGGCAATCCTGACGGAGGAAGtgccggaccctcgcgagcctcctgGACCTCCGGAGCCCCCCGAGACTCAGGAGGCGGACGACTCGTGAGGAACGACCTCTTCAGCGTGCATCTCCGGCTACTCCAACACTTCTACAACAACagtgccaggtgactttttggtttgttcaattgagggcgcccctcgggctgcattatccttaAGCTGTTTGGGCCAGTCCCGCAGCCGCACCATTTTGATTCATGTACTCCGGACCAGTATGCATGCCTGTGTTATCATGGTTATAGATGTTACCCCTGCTGTCTCTTTACCTATGGAGTCGCCCCTCGCGGCCTCTAGGCGTTGCTAACCCACCTCTTGCTCATCTCGCAACGGGGGCTGCTGGCACGGCGCCTGTTGTCGGATtgtgggatccgcaaacccttgagaggttcgaactctggggtgtgtgcggagatctcaacctacccagcctgcctactcgcgatcctcctaagcctagcacgtcaagctcaaagagacaaagggACACatcagtttatactggttcgggccaccgttgtggtgtaataccctaatccagtgtggtgtggtggattgcctcggagggctgaggatgaactagtacagtggatgaacaagcctcaggaggtgaggtgttcttgggctggtgtggtatatgctagctctacttgttctgatttcgtccccctcctatggtggtggctagtcctatttatagtggtcttggtcctcttcccaaatatgagcgggaagggatcccacaacggccagatttaaaaggggacaagtagtacagtctatcctgacaaaagtagtcttcgcctgtgaaaagcctctggtcgtgacgccgcagtgggctcgtcgatgacctccatcctgttgtcctggcggtcttggtctcgttgcaccagaatggaaacctttggttggttccttgggactccgcgcctacgCCCTACTTCCTTTGCACTGAAGAGGAAACCTgggctctgcgcccgcctggcgcccgcctggccttggtcgtcatgactcacgtcagctgagcctcgtgaggtaacctgcatagaactgtccgcccctcaggagccaacctgaggaggccaattccttcgggggtcttggtgtcgcccgccttgcgaggcttggcccctcgcgagggtcttgtggcgCTAGTGTTGATGCTGGGCCGTAacaggccgtcgatgaagccacgcgatgggccgtaggcaggcagggctagatacccccgaatccaggacgccgaaagtagcccccgggcccaaggcacgctcggacttggcttccaggcgaagccaaagggcaagtgcggagcgccacgggccctaaccgcctgcggccttgatgatgcGTGGGAATTTATGGGACCTGGgtgactccgcttccccatgctgcctcggtaaCTGCTCGACTTGACTGGTCGATGCGGCATGCAGAACGTCATGATCGCAtgaggtcgtggaggccggcggttggcctcccgtggctataaatgtgagggaggggcagagccccccgcCCATCTTTCCTTCGTCCCGCTCCCGCCTGCTTTTCTCCTCTCCGTCTTGCTCCCATGTCGTCGCCAAAGAGGTTTTCAGCGGCCGAGAAGGGAAAGGCCTCCAAGGAGGGGCCAGCCTCTCCTCCTCCCAAGAGGGGTCGTGGTCGTCCCTGCAAGCACCCCGCGGTTCCTCCGACAGCTTCTAGGGGGCGCGGGCGCGCGCCCCCTAGAGGCAGCGTTGCTCTAGGTACCCGCAATGGCACCTCTTCCCGCGGCGGGGGCCACCGGCTTCGGAGCAGCCCCCATGATGAATGGAGGCGCGCTGTGATTGTGCGCCCGCCTCGGTCGCGCTTTTCCTCGCTGGACGTGCTCCCtgagttcgtggtgtggtcggagagcccggcTGGCACCTCGCTTTGCCTCCCAAGCTTCTTCTCGGACGAGGTTCCTTCTTTGGGGCCCAatggtctctggctgcaggctgacggtTGCTACAGCAGGGCTTCGTGGGTTGGTACCGAGGTCACCGCCTCCGGTAGCATGGTCCTGACCCGCGACTGGCAGACCTTCGCCCGTGCGCGTGGCCTAGGCGGAacatgcaccctccacttcaagtatgacggcctggcgaccctctacgtgagggtgttcaagGAGGACGACCACCGCgtggggtgctgcccggaggatagcagcgacgacgacggtggcgacgacgagcttggtcttggcgacgTGCGCTCCCCCTCATGCGATGGCAGCTCTTCCTCGGATCAGAGTTcgagcagtggcggctacgaccgGCCCCCACGTCGTCGTGCTCGGGTCGCCAATAAtagcaattttgaaaaaaaagcgGCTACAATTCCTCCTAGTTTTTGAAAAAGTGTTCAAAGTTCGAAAATAATTTCTTTCCTTTTGAaggtttgaaatttttgaaaaatgttcgagATTTTTTTTGTTTACAAGTTTGCAAAATATTAGCATTCTAAAAAATATTCACTTTTCCCAAAAATGTTTCGCGTTTGTTATCGAGATATGATGTTGCTATTAGCTTAAATGATTCCTACCAGGCGACTGTCTAGGAATTGTGTCGGTCTCTTTGGCACGCAATGCTGCATGCGGGCCCATGTCGCCACTTGCCCTATCCACGAGCGCCATGTGGAGGGGGGGTCCACGCAACCGTCCTCTCCCCCGCGACCTTATCCTCTCTAGCCGCACCGCTCCCATTTTTTCCTCTGCTTCCCACACCATTGAGAGGTAAAACTTTTTGAATAAACGAacctacgaaaaaagggaaaactcctagGTTGTAGCAAGTGTCGCACATGTAGTGTGACAGAGTGACTTTTGCAAGGAATACTCCTTAGTTAGTGATTTCAGGAAAGGATTCTTTAATAGGGAAATCCCGATTTACTGCGTAATGCAACATGGAGGCATGAGAAATTACAGGAATGTTTCTTGCCGATGGACGTGGAGACAATCTTGAGTATCCCACTATCAACCAGGACGCAACATGATGAATGGGCTTGGCACTACGACCGTAAGGACTTGTTTACAGTACGATCGGCGTACAAGATGTTAGTGCATACCAAAACTACCAGACAAGCATGGTTGGAAGGCTTGGCCTCCTCCTCAGAATCAAAGAGGGAAGAAAAACAGTGGACTTCACTATGGAGAATCCAGGTTCCTTTAAAAGTTAAAACTTTCATATGGAGGTTGGCCAAGCACTCTCTCCCGACCAATGATGTCCGCACGCATAGGAATATGGAAGATAATGACAAGTGTGTGTGGAGGATCTGACTCATGGAAGCACTCTTGGATTGACTGCATGATGGTGAAGTGTGTGTAGGCGTTGGCATCTGAGAGTGTTGCAGAGCAGGTGGTTCTAACGCAATAAGGAAGTGCAAGGGACTGGACCTTCGAGCTCATTGAGAAGCTGCCCCAACACGAAATGACAGAAACTTTTGTTACGCTTTGGGCGATATGGCATGCACGAAGGAAGGCTATTCATGAAAATCTGTTTCAGTGCCCTTTATCTACTCATTATTTTGTCACAAATTTTCTGGAAGAACTTGGTTTGGTACAGGAAATGAAGAAGCATGAGGTGCAAGTGAGACAAGAGGCGGCCATTGTCAAACAGGGGATGCCACCTCCGACAGGCTGGATTAAAATCAATGTGGAGGGAGCTCTGGGGAACACAAACGATATGGTGGCTGTAGCTATTGTTGCCAGAAGCTATGATGGCGAGTTCCTGGGAGCCTCTTCCGTGGTTTTCTCAGGCTATATGGAGGCAGAACCGGTTGAGGCCGTCGCAATCAGGGAAGCCCTCTCACTAGCAGATGACCTGTAGGCTCAGAGAATCAAGATGTCAAAGGGTAATCAACACGCTAATGGAGGGATCAAAACCTATCTACTATCACATCATGCAGGAGATTCAAGCCAGAGGAGTACGGTTTGATGGCATTGATTTCTGCCATGAGAAGCGCATTTCAAATGTTAGAGCCCACATGCTAGCTCAATCATCTCTTTGTAGTAATATTGGCCGATATATTTGGCTCTTAGACCCGCTGATGGCTTATGTATCCCCGGAACTCTTGTTATCTAATGTTATCAGGGGGACTACACCTCAAAAAAAAGGTAGGTTCATGGCCTCTTTGGGAAACTTTAGAAGGTTCCTAATCTGGGATTTTTCTGTTTTTATTGGTTTCCCTCTTTTTTTCTCATAAATACagtatttttagaaaaaaaatcagaatttcaaCATTTGTTCAAATTTCAAAATAATGTCAGAATTTGAATTTTTTGCTCGAATTTTGGATAAATGTTCAGAATGTTCAACTATTGTTCTCGTTCCAAATTTGCTCAAAATTCACAAAATGCTATGTTTTTTCAATTTTTAAGGAATTTCATAAACTGCTCGCATTTTAAAAAAGTTAAAAATaggaaaaatgtttgtgtttttaaAAGAAATGTtaacaaattcaaaaataaaaattgctacAGTACCTCCtagatttcaaaaaatattcatattCTTTCAATAACTGATTGTgtttttcaaagaaaaaaatgGCTATAGTACCTCCtagtttttcaaaaaatgtttgtgtatagaaaatgttcaaaattcagaaaaatgttTGTTATTTTTAAAGGATCgtcattttcaaaaaaatgttcgggcTTAATTTTTTAACACAACTTTGCGAAACACTAGTGTTCTAAAAAATATTCAATTTATCCCATAAAATATTTCATGTTTGTTATCCAGATCTGATGCTGCTATTAGCTTAAATGATTCACGGTGTTGTGCATTGCTGCAGTGCTACCTACGGCGATGGCAGAGAAGCTGCAACGGCGATGACCATGAGCTGAACGTTTTTCATGCGCGTGTGTGGTAAGGTAATGGTGGTAGCAATGTTCTAGTCCACGTCTATCTAGGTTGTTGATGCGTGCATGATCAAACGCTCGGCTGGCGACCGCCCGACACCTAGCGTTGCCTGCCCTTCTTTTAGTATGGAGCACTGTCAAAGTAGACACCAACACTCGTTCGCTTCTAGTGGATGATACATCATCCGCCAATGGGCCGACCCATCGGGACTCCGTTCATGCGAAACGATAACAATTTGTCGCAAAGAGCGACACATAGGAGCCCCCGTCAAATAGAACCCCTCGTACCCAGCTGGCTACCACCAAAAGTTTAATATCCAAAATATGGTATACGATATCTGAAATACGGCCAAGACACCATACATTTCataaatgggtcggcccaagtaGAGCTTTTGTACATGCAAGGGCAGTTCGGTAGGTTCCTGGCATGCTTTGGGAACCTTTTAGAAGGCCcctttcctttttttttcaaaaagtagaaattttcaaaaaatattgagAATTACATAATTtgttgaaattttcaaaaattgttttttgcgtttcaaaaaatattcagaaCATTCAACTATTGTTCTTAGTCCAAATTTTGAAAAATCTTCCAATTTGTTTTGAAATTTCTAGGATTCCAAAAAATGTTTGCATTAAGTAAATATCAAGATTTTGTGTTTTTAAAATAAATGtaaacaatttcaaaaaaaaagtttcctACAACACCTCCCAGTTtattttttttttcatattttcaaaaaaaGTTTTCTATTTGAAAAAAAGATAGCATTCTAAGAAATATTCACTTTTTCCAAAAATTGTTTGGTGTTTGTTATCAAGATCTGATGTTGCTATTAGCTTAAATGATTCCTACCAGGCGACTGGCTAGGAATTGCGTCGGTCTCCTTGGCACACAATGCTGCATTCCGGCCCATGCCACCACTATCCCTATCCACGAGCGCCATGTGGCGACGGTGTCCGGGGAGGGGGGGGTGTCCACGCAACCGTCCTCTCCCCCGCGACCTTATCCTCTCTAGCCTCACCGCTCCCATTTTTTCCTCTGCTTCCCGCACCATTGACACCGATATCTCATCTGTTGGCGTTGTTGTTTTGGAAGcgcggttggggggggggggcgagacgGCGACACACCTAGAAGCTAGATTCTGTCACCGGCATCCATCAGCGGCTGGAAAAAGGTGTAGCGCTACGACGGCGGCGACCACGAGCTGAACGTTTTTCGTGCGCGTGTGTGGTAAGGGGAAGGTGGCAACAATAAGCTAGTCCGTGTCTATCTAGGCCATCGATGCGTGGACGATCTGATGCTGGGCGGGCGTCGCCTACCCATCTTTTAATATGGCGCGCTGCGGGAGCAGACACCAACGGTCGTTCGCTTCGAGTGAGTGGATGATAGAGCATCCggcaatgggccggcccatcaggCTCTGTTCGTGCGAAACGATAGCAATTTGTGGCAAAGAGCACCACATAGGGGCTCCCGTTAAATAGAACCCCCCGTACCCGGCCGGCTACCACAAAAGTTCCCGGTGCCCCTCACCCGAAGCCCCCTCCACCCCGAAAATTTCCCCTTCCTTCGTTGGCGCGATTCCTTCCCGCTTGGCGAAATGCCACAATGGCGCACCTGCCTCGTGCTCCTCCTCGCACTTCTTGGTTTCATGAGTTCCCACCCTCTCCTCATCCTGTTCCCTCCTCCGGACCTCCTCTTCGCCGAGGTTTTCCTGATGCTCGTCCTCGCCGCAGCAGGCGACATGCTGCTGGCGCTGCCTCGCCGATAGGCGGCGGAAGCGGCGGCGCGCGCGACACACTCCAGCGCGCGCCTCCGCTACAGGCCCTGGACGCCCACCAGCGGGTCCAGGGCAACGGGCTCGATGTTCTGCTGATGAtggccaccgcctcctcctgcGGCGGCATCAACACGCGCCGCACCGACAATCTCCTCCCGCTCCTGCTCCCCTGCGTGCGCGAGCAAACCTCCGCCCCCCGAGTCTCTTCGGCTTCCTCCCGCGCCCGCTCCGACAGCGCAGCCGCGGACGCGGAGGAGAACGAGCCCGAGGCGTCCGCGGGGAGGAGCGCGCAGGTGCTGCTCGCCGCGGCAGCAAGTGGCGGGCGCGGCGGCCCCTACGGCCGCCGCCCGTCGTCCTCCTGCGCCCCCTGGAACGCCGGCCCCCTCATCGCGCACCGCCCGGCGACCCCGTCGCCCGTATGCTGCCCCGTCGTCGCGTCACCGGAGGTCTGTTTCCGTGTTCTTGGTGCTCTTTCGCGTTATTCGTGACAGGTTCTTGGTTGAGAAGTAGGTAATCGAAGGTCCTAGGTTCTTAATTTTCCGTGCAGTTGTTGAACTCTGCCATGATACATCGAATTTGGCGTGTTATTCCTGACAGGTTCTCGGTTGAGAAGTAGATATTCGAAGGTCCTAGGTTCTTGATTTTCTGGAGCAGATGTGTTCGGTTTCTTGTATTGCTCCCAGGAACGAAGGCTTCGCTGTGTTAAATTTCTGCTCGTTGAATCCCTAATTGTTATTAACTACCGAGCAGTAAAGGCTTGCTGCTAAATTTCTGCTTGTTGAATCTTGAGTTGGACAAAAAAACTGGTGTAATCTCGTCTGAATCATATCATTGTTGCATTTATTTGATCAACTAACTAGATTAGGATGATTTGGTGTCTGGTTCCATCCAATTATTACATGTTAGCTCTGCTAGATACTGATGTAAACTCTGCTAGATACTGATGTAAACTCTGCTAGATACTGAGATACATCGACATTGTTGTGTTAAGTCTGGACCAGACGTAGTTTCTTGGATGGAGCTGTTCGGTTTCTTTTATTGCTCCCAGGAATGAAGTCCTCCATTTCTGAACATTCTATTAAAGTTTAACTGGATTCTTGGTTGATATTTGTTCCAGGAATCGATTGGAAATTCTTAATTGTTGTTAACTAGCGAGAAGAAAAGGCTTCTTGCTAAATTTCTGCTTGCTGAATCTTGATTGAACAGAAAACTGAAGTCATCTCATCTAAATCATACATTTATTTGATCAACCAACCAGATTAGGATGATTTGGTGTCTGGTTCCATCCAATTATTACTTGTTGCTTCCAGCTTTCTGTCCTCCTAGCTATGCTTTATGTTCATTTAATCTTTCATAAGTAATTGGGTGGTGCTAATAAGCCAAACTACCTCAGGAACAAGAGCAAGGGAGCTTACCAACGAGACCCGCTGATGCTGTCAATGAATGGAGATTACCTAAAGTAAGTGAAGAGGAAGATGAGGCAGTGAATCAGAAGGACTGTCAGGATAATACTATGTCATGTAGTGTGTCCTCAGGTATGGGCTTAAATCTCTTGAGACCTGACAGTTTTTCATCCGAACATGGATTTGAAACAATTCTGTATTGTTTCAGCTCGTGATTGGAACTTCGGGTCTGATAGTGTCTATGAGGGAAGCAATCATGATGGTCGTGCTTTTGACCATTCAGAGGTTGAGGATTGTGCAGCTGCAGTGCAAAGGACGGAGAGACGGGTCCTGGGTCCTGTGATTAAACAGAAGGAAAGTATTGTCCTAGACAAGTTGCCTGCCTGGAAGGATTCACAGATTCTAAAGCTCATATACAAGTAATCCCTCTTATCTCATCTTTTATCGTTACCTCTTAACATGCATTTGTTAGCAGTTAACTAGGCAGTTGCTCAGAATCAAGAATTGTTCATCTAAG
Above is a window of Triticum aestivum cultivar Chinese Spring chromosome 6B, IWGSC CS RefSeq v2.1, whole genome shotgun sequence DNA encoding:
- the LOC123134633 gene encoding uncharacterized protein isoform X2, with the protein product MAHLPRAPPRTSWFHEFPPSPHPVPSSGPPLRRGFPDARPRRSRRHAAGAASPIGGGSGGARDTLQRAPPLQALDAHQRVQGNGLDVLLMMATASSCGGINTRRTDNLLPLLLPCVREQTSAPRVSSASSRARSDSAAADAEENEPEASAGRSAQVLLAAAASGGRGGPYGRRPSSSCAPWNAGPLIAHRPATPSPVCCPVVASPEEQEQGSLPTRPADAVNEWRLPKVSEEEDEAVNQKDCQDNTMSCSVSSARDWNFGSDSVYEGSNHDGRAFDHSEVEDCAAAVQRTERRVLGPVIKQKESIVLDKLPAWKDSQILKLIYKLNQKDRWQKNKIARPGIRDELTETEEQDQGRLPTREDLVKCFSMPRNIRLQTPRHPSLLDMRVDKSNRGPPKFVHKATPARLMRRACSSHNYHGKCMGAIDAVNEWRLPKVNEEEDEAVDQKDWQDDTVSCRASSARDWNFESNSANEGSNHDDGHAFDHSDVEDCAAAVQRMERRLPGINWQKLRTSWRSREVKP
- the LOC123134633 gene encoding uncharacterized protein isoform X1 encodes the protein MAHLPRAPPRTSWFHEFPPSPHPVPSSGPPLRRGFPDARPRRSRRHAAGAASPIGGGSGGARDTLQRAPPLQALDAHQRVQGNGLDVLLMMATASSCGGINTRRTDNLLPLLLPCVREQTSAPRVSSASSRARSDSAAADAEENEPEASAGRSAQVLLAAAASGGRGGPYGRRPSSSCAPWNAGPLIAHRPATPSPVCCPVVASPEEQEQGSLPTRPADAVNEWRLPKVSEEEDEAVNQKDCQDNTMSCSVSSARDWNFGSDSVYEGSNHDGRAFDHSEVEDCAAAVQRTERRVLGPVIKQKESIVLDKLPAWKDSQILKLIYKALMILLQSTRLNQKDRWQKNKIARPGIRDELTETEEQDQGRLPTREDLVKCFSMPRNIRLQTPRHPSLLDMRVDKSNRGPPKFVHKATPARLMRRACSSHNYHGKCMGAIDAVNEWRLPKVNEEEDEAVDQKDWQDDTVSCRASSARDWNFESNSANEGSNHDDGHAFDHSDVEDCAAAVQRMERRLPGINWQKLRTSWRSREVKP